A DNA window from Macrobrachium rosenbergii isolate ZJJX-2024 chromosome 41, ASM4041242v1, whole genome shotgun sequence contains the following coding sequences:
- the LOC136826873 gene encoding SET and MYND domain-containing protein 4-like, with product METVESMLKNFHNEIGTEKLQRLMEHFNGSKSVKEMFSHLWNFELAHKFITPTLTSSKKSHEEALNLQKEGDEYFKNAKFSEALEYYTLCIMHAPHPCVTYEDSERNTQKLDGEYSALSSGYAKRSAALFQLGCIEHCLRDMRLALSHGFTDNLGDLENRKAQCISLQNNNTKQFRGGFVTSECLSQRSAHEVSLELPRVKEPHFKFPTFGNCLRVDYTPEKGRHLIAERDIDPGEVLGVERSPCSSLDLDNLSSHCSTCLVKSLAPIPCPDCTMMVFCSEDCRIEALSSNHWLECRLLPSLAGLGMHPVLTLSIKVLQHYSCEQLKAIMQETQEDTRNSCYDTADPSENGTSDFRLLKLTDHLVSNKELRPSGDLYIKCFLSFILIKLLEQSKRFFVNSFGKPVTPTLDDLLFTGKLVFSNFMKISCNGFKLLEIKCCNEEMEKVDIGSGVFPTLCLFNHSCHPNCEPYIFGNTQVIRASRPISSGTEVTIGYIRGFYVKSKEARQKSLLDVYQFTCNCEACKENWPTYQELPRALQFKCIECQLQISDGTSMCRFCYLDYSERDHEPSKQLLIDEWLSNARRVRFAYEKSQQAATKMMSEKKTTEDDLSDICEALILMEKYVPFPCRPHWDVHDAFDLYFHLQREQIMSE from the exons ATGGAGACTGTTGAATCTATGCTGAAAAACTTTCATAATGAAATCGGTACAGAAAAGCTGCAGCGCTTGATGGAGCATTTCAATGGAAGTAAATCTGTTAAGGAAATGTTTTCACATTTATGGAATTTTGAGTTAGCGCATAAATTCATAACTCCTACTTTGACTTCTAGTAAAAAATCCCACGAAGAAGCATTAAATCTACAAAAGGAAGGAGatgaatactttaaaaatgcaaagtttTCAGAAGCTCTTGAATATTATACACTTTGCATCATGCACGCCCCTCACCCTTGTGTTACCTATGAAGATTCTGAACGTAATACCCAAAAGCTAGATGGGGAATACTCTGCTCTTTCGTCCGGATATGCCAAGAGATCAGCTGCCCTATTTCAGCTTGGTTGCATCGAGCATTGCTTGAGAGACATGCGGCTGGCTTTATCACACGGTTTCACGGATAATTTAGGGGACTTGGAAAACAGAAAGGCGCAGtgcatttctttacaaaataacaatacaaaacagTTTCGTGGAGGTTTTGTCACTTCAGAATGTTTATCTCAAAGATCTGCTCATGAAGTAAGTCTGGAATTGCCTAGAGTTAAGGAGCCACATTTCAAATTCCCCACATTTGGCAATTGCCTCAGAGTTGATTATACACCTGAAAAGGGGAGACACCTCATAGCTGAAAGAGACATCGATCCCG GTGAAGTCCTCGGAGTGGAAAGGAGTCCCTGTAGTAGCCTTGATTTGGACAATTTATCTTCTCACTGTTCAACTTGTCTGGTGAAAAGCCTGGCTCCCATCCCTTGCCCAGATTGTACCATG atggtATTCTGTTCTGAAGACTGCAGAATAGAAGCCCTTTCAAGTAATCACTGGTTAGAATGTCGGCTTCTACCAAGTCTGGCTGGTCTGGGAATGCATCCTGTATTGACCCTGTCAATCAAAGTACTTCAACACTACTCGTGTGAACAACTAAAAGCTATTATGCAAGAAACGCAAGAAGATACGAGGAATTCCTGCTATGACACTGCAGATCCCAGCGAGAATGGTACCAGCGATTTCCGGCTACTTAAGTTAACTGATCATCTAGTGTCAAACAAGGAACTCCGGCCTAGTGGCGATTTGTACATCAAatgctttttatcatttatcttaaTTAAACTTTTGGAACAAAGTAAAAGATTCTTTGTTAATAGTTTCGGGAAGCCAGTAACTCCGACACTCGATGATCTTTTATTTACTGGAAAATTAGTTTTCTCtaactttatgaaaatatcatgtaaTGGATTTAAACTTCTTGAAATAAAG TGTTGCAACGAAGAGATGGAGAAAGTAGATATTGGTTCTGGAGTGTTTCCCACTCTTTGTTTATTTAACCATTCATGCCATCCAAACTGTGAACCATATATCTTTGGTAATACCCAAGTTATCAGAGCATCCAGACCAATTTCAAGTGGTACTGAAGTCACAATAGGCTACATCAGGGGGTTTTATGTAAAATCCAAAGAGGCACGTCAGAAGAGCTTATTGGACGTCTATCAGTTCACTTGTAACTGTGAGGCCTGCAAAGAGAACTGGCCAACATACCAAGAGCTTCCAAGGGCATTGCAGTTTAAATGCATTGAATGTCAACTGCAGATAAGTGACGGTACATCGATGTGCAGGTTTTGCTATTTAGATTATAGTGAGCGTGATCATGAACCCAGCAAACAGCTTCTAATAGATGAATGGCTCAGTAACGCAAGGCGAGTGAGGTTCGCCTATGAGAAATCACAACAAGCAGCTACGAAGATGATGTCTGAGAAGAAAACCACAGAAGACGACTTGTCAGATATATGCGAAGCCCTAATTCttatggaaaaatatgtaccCTTCCCTTGCCGACCTCACTGGGATGTTCACGATGCCTTTGATTTGTACTTTCATCTGCAAAGAGAACAAATAATGTCTGAATAA